The window CCCAGGTGTATCAAACTTTGCCGCAGGGAGAGTGGGTGGCAGCGATTCTTGAAGATATTAGTCAATCAGTCAAGGAAGACTATTATACTGGTGATGCCGAGAAAGAATTACAAGCATTGGATGCTCGATATAAACAGCTGCCTTTGCCAGAAAGCCGAGGAGAATTCGAGGTGCGATCTGCCATTTTACAGCTTAACAGGGAGCTTATGCAGTACTTATCTATCGCCAAAAAGCAAAAAAAACAGCGCCCAGAGGCGGGTTGACTCTTAAAGATATGAGTATTTTTATATCGTAAAAATAATATAAAATAATTGTCACTCTAGACTACTGTCCTGCATACACTTGTAATGAATGATTGTATGGAGGAGGTTGAAAGGATGTCATTAGATAAAGATTTGCAATGCAGAGAGATCATTACAAAGGCTGTCTGCGGTAAAGGTCGCAAATTTTCGCATGTAAGTCATACCGTGACTCCGCCCTTTTCTCCGACCAGTATATTGGGCGCTTGGATTATTAATAATCAATTCGAGGCGATCCAATCCGGAGAGGGCGTAGAGGTAGTTGGTACTTACGATATCAACATCTGGTATTCTTACGATCGTAACACCAAAACAGACGTAGCAAAAGAAACCGTTTCTTATGTAGAAATCGTTGGGCTAAGCTATCTGGACAAAAAACATAAGCCGACGACAGCCGAAGTTTCTGCTGTCGCGACGCAAGAGCCTAACTGTGTGGAAGCTAGTATCTCTTCAAGTGGCGACAGCGTCATCATTCGGGTAGAACGCGAGTTCTCAGTCGAGCTAATTGCCGAAACGAAAGTCTGTGTAGTCGTTTGCACCAACGGCTGCAATGACTTCGACGACAAGCATGTAGATTTCGATGACAGCGGCGATGGAGATTTCGAGGATCTGGACGCCGATCTGCTTGAGGACGAATTGGATTAAGGAATCTTATACGCCAGTGTATGCGGGTGAAAGAGGTTCGGCAGAGGGCATTTGCCCTCTTTTTTGTTTTATTTCAATAAATGGGCGGTTCTATCAGATGCAGGGACTGTGAGGATGGAATGAGAACGGAGAAGGGGCAAAATGGATGGAAACATTCTTACTGCACGCACAGGAAAAAGAAGCGCTGGAGTTAGCGAATCTCATTCGCATACCCAGTGGATCAAGGCTTCCGGTCGATTGGCGAGGTCAGGTCGTCATTCATTGGGGAGCTGCTCATGATGAGTGGCCGCAGAAGCCGGCGCTGCAGCCCATCAGGGCGACTCTTAGGGCACAGACGCGTTCGAAGCGGGAAGAACTGCTTCATTTGCACGGCATCAAGACGGTAGCTTGGCTGAATGGCCGAAGTGCCAAGGAAGAAAGGTTGATATTTACACATAAATATAAGGTAGCTGTATTTCATCTACAGACATTGGTTGTTTATGAGAAGAAGGAGACGCTTCTGTTATCAGAAAAAGCTCTCTATGATCAAAGACAATTAAATGCCAGCTCAGCTTACATAGAAGTTACACCAGATCGTGCGAATTTTCATGTCCGTAGGGCCAGCCGTGAGTCTGTAAAATCTGTCTATGCGCTCGGCCTAGACTATGGCCTTGTCACCATAGGTGTGCTGCCTAGCGGGCACACCTTGGTATTGGATGTGGATCCCGTTCCTAAGCTGAACGGGAAGCTGGCGCAGTTATTCGCGCAGGCGATCGATCGCTATGAGATCGCCATCGCGAAGGAGCTGGGGCGCAAGGAGCGGGCGATGCTCGGCAGCGACCCGGAGTTCCTGCTGCTCAGCCCGCAGGGCAAAGTCGTCTTCGCCGACCGCTTCCTGACGCGGGACGGCGAAGTCGGCTGCGATGCCGTCGTGC is drawn from Paenibacillus sp. V4I7 and contains these coding sequences:
- a CDS encoding outer spore coat protein CotE, producing MSLDKDLQCREIITKAVCGKGRKFSHVSHTVTPPFSPTSILGAWIINNQFEAIQSGEGVEVVGTYDINIWYSYDRNTKTDVAKETVSYVEIVGLSYLDKKHKPTTAEVSAVATQEPNCVEASISSSGDSVIIRVEREFSVELIAETKVCVVVCTNGCNDFDDKHVDFDDSGDGDFEDLDADLLEDELD